A genomic window from Flintibacter sp. KGMB00164 includes:
- a CDS encoding membrane dipeptidase, with amino-acid sequence MPVFDLHCDTLTAFMSPLRCRDTLDDPCSAFALSKVQTIPWCQCCAVFVPDGLTPQEALGYYRFHQNSFQQQLLDRACQASACTTAEDVTAAWEQGKTALVLTVENGSLLGAGLEYVEELRRDGVRMVTLTWNGENALGSGHDTDHGLTPLGKEAVRALEEAGITVDVSHLNDAGFRDVLDVAQKPFAASHSNARSICPHRRNLEDGQIREMVMRNCIIGLNYCSPFLRSDGNEATFDDLYRHICHFLELGAENCLALGSDFDGADLPPCLDDCRKVPALGEYLMNRGLSRSLVEKIFWQNALDFAQKNWQ; translated from the coding sequence ATGCCTGTGTTCGATCTCCACTGTGACACCCTCACCGCCTTTATGAGCCCTCTGCGCTGCCGGGACACCCTGGATGACCCCTGCTCCGCCTTTGCTCTGTCCAAAGTCCAGACCATCCCCTGGTGTCAGTGCTGCGCCGTCTTTGTCCCCGACGGCCTCACTCCCCAGGAGGCGTTGGGCTACTACCGCTTTCATCAAAACAGCTTCCAGCAGCAGCTTCTGGACCGCGCCTGTCAGGCCTCTGCCTGCACGACCGCGGAGGACGTGACTGCCGCCTGGGAGCAGGGCAAAACTGCCCTGGTGCTGACGGTAGAAAACGGCTCCCTGCTGGGGGCTGGATTGGAATATGTGGAGGAGCTGCGCCGGGACGGGGTGCGGATGGTGACCCTCACCTGGAACGGAGAGAACGCCCTGGGCTCCGGCCACGATACCGACCATGGCCTTACCCCTCTGGGCAAGGAGGCGGTCCGGGCTTTGGAGGAGGCGGGCATCACGGTGGACGTATCCCACCTCAACGACGCCGGATTCCGGGACGTGCTGGACGTTGCTCAAAAACCCTTTGCCGCCTCCCACTCCAACGCCCGCTCCATTTGTCCCCACCGGCGCAACCTGGAGGACGGACAGATTCGGGAGATGGTGATGCGAAACTGTATTATCGGCCTTAATTATTGCAGTCCGTTTTTACGCTCCGACGGAAATGAGGCCACCTTTGACGACCTGTACCGCCACATCTGCCACTTCCTGGAGTTGGGGGCCGAGAACTGTCTGGCTCTGGGCTCCGACTTTGATGGGGCCGACCTGCCTCCCTGTCTGGACGACTGCCGCAAGGTACCCGCTCTGGGTGAGTACCTGATGAACCGTGGTCTGAGCCGCTCCCTGGTAGAAAAAATCTTCTGGCAAAACGCCCTGGATTTTGCCCAAAAAAATTGGCAGTAA
- the serC gene encoding 3-phosphoserine/phosphohydroxythreonine transaminase produces the protein MLPLSALERAGSEITNYRGSGMSVMEMSHRSKVFQQIFDETQEKLRRLMNVPDGYKILFLQTGASGQFSMIPLNLMGPNGKADYAVTGNFAGIAAKEAAKYGTVNIAADTSDRNHSYIPTQEQLKLSPDASYFYYCANNTIYGTEWQYVPETGSVPLVCDMSSDILSRPVDVSKFGIVYAGAQKNMAPAGLTVVIIREDLAGHELPYTPLMMNYKTMIDKDSMYNTPPCWCIYMLGLTLDWVAEQGGVEGMEKLRTLRSSMLYDTLDNSRLFHCHAEKGSRSGMNVTFRTGNEELDAKFVQEAAAAGFTNLKGHRKTGGMRASIYNAMPVEGVEKLCDFIKAFDKNN, from the coding sequence ATGCTCCCGCTTTCCGCCCTGGAGCGCGCTGGGTCAGAAATCACCAACTACCGCGGCAGCGGCATGTCAGTGATGGAGATGAGTCACCGCTCAAAGGTCTTTCAGCAGATTTTTGACGAGACCCAGGAGAAGCTGCGCCGCCTGATGAATGTGCCCGACGGCTATAAGATCCTGTTTTTGCAGACCGGCGCTTCCGGCCAGTTCTCCATGATTCCTCTGAACCTGATGGGCCCCAACGGCAAGGCTGACTACGCGGTCACCGGCAACTTCGCCGGCATCGCCGCCAAGGAGGCCGCCAAGTACGGCACCGTGAATATCGCCGCTGATACCAGCGACCGCAACCACAGTTATATCCCCACCCAGGAGCAGCTCAAGCTGTCCCCCGACGCCAGCTACTTCTACTACTGTGCCAACAATACCATCTACGGCACCGAGTGGCAGTACGTCCCCGAGACGGGCAGCGTGCCGCTGGTGTGCGATATGTCTTCTGACATTCTCTCCCGCCCGGTGGACGTGTCCAAGTTCGGCATCGTCTATGCCGGTGCCCAGAAGAACATGGCCCCCGCCGGTCTGACGGTGGTCATTATCCGGGAGGATCTGGCCGGCCACGAGCTGCCCTACACCCCCTTGATGATGAACTACAAGACCATGATCGACAAGGACTCCATGTACAACACTCCCCCCTGCTGGTGCATCTACATGCTGGGCCTGACTCTGGACTGGGTGGCTGAGCAGGGCGGCGTGGAAGGAATGGAGAAGCTGCGCACCCTGCGCTCCTCCATGCTCTATGACACTCTGGACAATTCCCGTCTGTTCCACTGCCACGCGGAGAAGGGCTCCCGCTCCGGGATGAACGTCACCTTCCGCACCGGCAACGAGGAGCTGGACGCCAAGTTCGTTCAGGAGGCCGCCGCGGCCGGCTTTACCAACCTGAAGGGCCACCGCAAGACCGGCGGTATGCGCGCTTCCATCTACAACGCCATGCCCGTGGAAGGCGTAGAGAAGCTGTGTGACTTTATCAAGGCGTTCGACAAGAATAACTGA
- a CDS encoding pro-sigmaK processing inhibitor BofA family protein — protein MTAPDVPWLAVALLALSILALLHRPLGRLLRLAARSAVGLAVLALFSQVGQFIGVSLGVNLVNALILGVLGVPGFGLLLMLQWVLR, from the coding sequence ATGACCGCCCCCGATGTACCCTGGCTGGCCGTCGCCCTGCTGGCCCTGTCCATCCTGGCTCTGCTCCACCGTCCCCTTGGCCGTCTTCTCCGTCTGGCTGCCCGCTCGGCGGTAGGCCTGGCGGTGCTGGCTCTGTTCAGCCAGGTGGGACAGTTCATAGGCGTCTCTCTGGGCGTCAACCTGGTCAACGCCCTCATTTTGGGCGTGCTGGGAGTACCTGGCTTCGGCCTGCTGCTGATGCTCCAGTGGGTGCTGCGTTAG
- a CDS encoding phosphoglycerate dehydrogenase: MYRIKTLNKISSAGLDQLDKSRFQVGNDVENEDGILVRSAAMHDYAFPDALRAIARAGAGTNNIPIDRCSENGIVVFNTPGANANAVKELVIAALLIASRDILGGADWVQEQAHTPNVDLAAAVEKGKSAFVGPELYRKTLGVIGLGAIGALVCNIALDLGMDVYGYDPFLSVDAALRLDRHVHVVKSVDELYKVSDYITIHVPYTNDTKDFINAEAISKMKGQVRVLNLARGGLVNDDDMIAALESGRVAKYVTDFPNDKIALVHNVIALPHLGASTPESEENCARMAADQLKDYLINGNIKNSVNLPNVHQDWSGISRVCLIHKNIPAMLTKITTILSDEGVNVENLTNKSKKDYAYTMVDLNGRIKDAVADELRAIPGMIRVRVINH, from the coding sequence ATGTATCGTATCAAAACTCTGAACAAGATCTCCTCCGCCGGCCTGGACCAGCTGGACAAGAGCCGCTTCCAGGTGGGCAATGACGTGGAAAACGAGGACGGCATTCTGGTGCGTTCTGCCGCCATGCACGACTATGCCTTCCCCGATGCCCTGCGGGCCATCGCCCGGGCAGGTGCCGGCACCAACAACATTCCCATCGACCGCTGCTCCGAGAACGGCATCGTGGTCTTCAACACCCCCGGCGCCAATGCCAATGCGGTGAAGGAGCTGGTCATTGCCGCCCTGCTCATCGCCTCCCGTGACATTCTGGGCGGCGCCGATTGGGTGCAGGAGCAGGCTCACACCCCTAACGTAGATCTGGCCGCTGCTGTGGAGAAGGGCAAGAGCGCCTTTGTGGGCCCCGAGCTCTACCGCAAGACGCTGGGCGTCATCGGCCTGGGCGCCATCGGCGCTCTGGTGTGCAACATTGCCCTGGACCTGGGCATGGACGTGTACGGCTATGACCCCTTCCTGTCGGTGGACGCCGCTCTGCGGCTGGACCGCCACGTGCATGTGGTAAAGAGCGTGGATGAGCTGTACAAGGTCTCTGACTACATCACCATCCACGTGCCCTACACCAACGACACCAAGGACTTCATCAACGCCGAGGCCATCTCCAAGATGAAGGGCCAGGTGCGAGTGCTGAATCTGGCCCGCGGCGGACTGGTCAACGACGACGACATGATCGCCGCTCTGGAGTCCGGCCGGGTCGCCAAGTATGTCACCGACTTCCCTAACGACAAGATCGCCCTGGTCCACAACGTCATTGCTCTGCCCCATCTGGGCGCTTCCACCCCTGAGAGCGAGGAGAACTGCGCCCGCATGGCCGCCGACCAGCTGAAGGACTATCTTATCAACGGCAACATCAAAAACTCCGTCAACCTGCCCAACGTCCACCAGGATTGGAGCGGCATCTCCCGGGTGTGCCTCATTCACAAGAACATCCCCGCCATGCTGACCAAGATCACCACCATTCTCTCCGATGAGGGAGTCAACGTGGAGAACCTGACCAACAAGTCCAAGAAGGACTACGCCTACACCATGGTGGACCTGAACGGCCGCATCAAAGACGCGGTGGCTGACGAGCTGCGTGCGATCCCCGGTATGATCCGGGTGCGGGTGATCAACCACTGA
- a CDS encoding Tex family protein yields the protein MDQIIETLSAELGRPAQQVENVVTLIDEGATIPFIARYRKELHGSMDDQLLRQLAERLQYLRNLEQRKGEIKTSIENQGKLTDELSAAIDAAKTLAEAEDLYRPYKQKRRTRATIAREKGLAPLAQLLFAQERNCPAPEEAAAGFIDAEKGVDSIEAALQGASDIIAEEISDDAAIRKELRSLFLRRGVVVSKAADKEPEDTVYRLYYDFKCPVSRIQGYQVLAINRGEREDILKVSVELDAETAHVAVRRAVLVPGAPSMAFVRAAADDAYDRLIEPSLEREIRSYLTDQANEGAIHMFALNLKPLLMQPPVKGKVTMGLDPGYRMGCKVAVVDGTGKVLDTAVVYPTYGERQKQEAIQKLSALVKKHHVEHIAIGNGTASRETEKMTVELIQKLGGGVSYMIVSEAGASVYSASKLAAEEFPQFDVNLRSAVSIARRLQDPLAELVKIDPKAIGVGQYQHDMPQAQLGEALDGVVEDCVNAVGVDANTASPSLLQRVSGLTATTAKNVVKYREENGAFTTRKQLLKVPKLGPKAFEQCAGFLRVPESKSMLDHTGVHPESYAAAEKLLTACSYTLEDVSKGQIGELKQRAEQKGLENLSEICGAGVPTLADIIKELMKPGRDPRDELPPPILRTDVMEAKDLKPGMELQGTVRNVIDFGVFVDIGVHQDGLVHISKLPRRVKHPSELLSVGDVVTVWVIDVDEKKKRISLTMKKPGEG from the coding sequence ATGGATCAGATCATCGAAACTCTCTCTGCCGAGCTGGGCCGTCCTGCCCAGCAGGTGGAAAACGTGGTCACCCTCATTGACGAGGGGGCCACCATTCCCTTTATCGCCCGCTACCGTAAGGAGCTCCACGGCTCCATGGACGACCAGCTGCTGCGTCAGCTGGCCGAGCGCCTCCAGTACCTGCGCAACTTGGAGCAGCGCAAGGGCGAGATCAAAACCTCCATTGAAAATCAGGGTAAGCTCACCGATGAGCTCTCCGCCGCCATTGACGCCGCCAAAACCCTGGCCGAAGCGGAGGACCTGTACCGTCCTTACAAGCAGAAGCGGCGCACCCGGGCCACCATCGCTCGGGAAAAGGGATTAGCTCCCCTGGCCCAGCTGCTCTTCGCCCAGGAGCGGAACTGTCCCGCTCCCGAGGAGGCGGCTGCCGGTTTCATCGACGCAGAGAAAGGGGTAGACAGCATTGAGGCCGCCCTCCAGGGAGCCAGCGATATCATCGCGGAGGAAATTTCTGACGACGCCGCCATCCGCAAGGAGCTGCGCTCGCTGTTCCTGCGCCGGGGTGTAGTTGTGTCCAAGGCAGCGGATAAGGAGCCGGAGGATACGGTGTATCGTCTCTACTATGACTTCAAGTGCCCGGTCAGCCGCATCCAGGGCTATCAGGTGCTGGCCATCAACCGGGGCGAGCGGGAGGACATTTTGAAGGTCTCGGTGGAGCTGGACGCGGAAACCGCCCATGTGGCCGTGCGCCGTGCGGTGCTGGTCCCCGGCGCGCCCTCCATGGCCTTTGTCCGCGCCGCGGCCGATGACGCCTACGACCGCCTCATCGAGCCCTCCCTGGAGCGTGAGATCCGCAGCTATCTCACTGACCAGGCCAACGAGGGGGCCATCCACATGTTTGCCTTGAACCTCAAGCCCCTGCTCATGCAGCCCCCGGTCAAGGGCAAGGTGACCATGGGTCTGGACCCGGGCTACCGCATGGGCTGCAAGGTGGCGGTGGTAGACGGCACCGGCAAAGTGCTGGATACGGCGGTAGTCTACCCCACCTATGGAGAGCGGCAGAAGCAGGAGGCTATCCAGAAGCTGTCCGCCCTGGTAAAGAAGCACCACGTGGAGCACATCGCCATCGGCAACGGCACCGCCAGCCGAGAGACCGAGAAGATGACGGTGGAACTCATCCAGAAGCTGGGGGGCGGCGTGTCCTATATGATCGTCAGCGAGGCGGGAGCCAGCGTCTATTCCGCCAGTAAACTGGCCGCCGAGGAGTTCCCCCAGTTTGACGTAAACCTCCGCAGCGCCGTATCCATCGCCCGGCGGCTCCAGGACCCCCTGGCCGAGCTGGTAAAGATCGACCCCAAGGCCATCGGCGTGGGCCAGTACCAGCACGACATGCCCCAGGCCCAGCTGGGCGAGGCCCTGGACGGGGTGGTGGAGGACTGCGTCAACGCGGTGGGGGTGGACGCCAACACCGCCTCTCCCTCCCTCCTGCAGCGGGTGTCCGGCCTCACCGCCACCACCGCAAAGAACGTGGTGAAATACCGGGAGGAAAACGGCGCCTTTACCACCCGCAAGCAGCTTTTGAAGGTGCCCAAGCTGGGCCCAAAGGCCTTTGAGCAGTGCGCCGGCTTCCTCCGGGTACCCGAGAGCAAGAGCATGCTTGACCACACCGGGGTCCACCCGGAGAGCTACGCCGCCGCCGAGAAGCTGCTGACTGCCTGCAGCTACACTCTGGAGGACGTAAGCAAGGGGCAAATTGGCGAGCTGAAGCAGCGGGCCGAGCAGAAAGGTCTGGAGAACCTGTCGGAGATCTGCGGGGCGGGTGTGCCCACCCTGGCCGACATCATCAAGGAGCTGATGAAGCCCGGCCGTGACCCCCGTGACGAGCTGCCTCCTCCCATCCTCCGCACCGACGTGATGGAGGCCAAGGACTTAAAGCCCGGCATGGAGCTCCAGGGCACCGTGCGCAATGTCATCGACTTTGGTGTATTCGTGGACATCGGCGTGCACCAGGACGGCCTGGTCCACATCAGCAAGCTGCCCCGGCGGGTGAAGCACCCCAGCGAGCTTTTATCCGTAGGGGATGTGGTAACCGTGTGGGTCATTGACGTGGATGAGAAGAAAAAGCGCATCAGCCTCACCATGAAAAAGCCCGGCGAGGGATAA
- a CDS encoding MerR family transcriptional regulator translates to MTIREIEDATGLPRANVRYYESLGLIHPARAANGYRDYRQEDLDTLLKIKLLRQLDCSLEDIQALEQGTRSLEQVLSEVDTALEKKASETQHALELCRQLRADRPSWDNLQPERYLFWNPAISAELPPVRDASDTLGNRCPWRRYFARTLDYALCLTLWELFLSLVLRVNILSTSFWLNVVNVAMALGLMCVLEAACLHFFGTTPGKALFGLKLTRSDGSYFGFLDALWRTGRVVVFGLGLMIPLVSLITLILAFQRCSHQVSQPWALDDEGWSDPSGGWTPFFEQKGSVLRVVGYVGCYAAIIVLTMLASLVAATPWHHGSLTAKEFTSNYNHLLTYASAPDSPGEKLGSDGKWYQTDPNVFVFHTGVEPPSFHLTEKDGQLTQVSFSIVSAQEAFLYEFPSTYAVRTVHALLGQRELLPGKELSALDQELLETVAGERTWNIDGWDITCQMDFSGYEVYEQYLFPIDGETQNLTYVFSIQASQTQA, encoded by the coding sequence ATGACCATCCGAGAAATTGAGGACGCCACCGGCTTGCCCCGTGCCAATGTGCGCTATTATGAGAGCTTAGGCCTCATCCACCCTGCCCGAGCCGCCAACGGCTACCGGGATTACCGGCAGGAGGATCTGGACACCCTGCTGAAAATCAAGCTCCTGCGGCAGCTGGACTGCTCCCTGGAAGATATCCAGGCCCTGGAGCAGGGGACTCGTTCCCTGGAGCAGGTGCTGTCCGAGGTGGATACTGCCCTGGAGAAAAAAGCGTCGGAGACCCAGCACGCCCTGGAACTGTGCCGGCAGCTGCGGGCCGACCGCCCCAGTTGGGACAATCTCCAGCCGGAGCGCTACCTCTTCTGGAATCCCGCCATCTCCGCGGAGCTCCCTCCCGTGCGGGACGCATCGGATACGCTGGGCAACCGCTGTCCCTGGCGGCGGTATTTTGCCCGGACGCTGGACTATGCTCTCTGTCTCACTCTGTGGGAGCTGTTTTTATCTCTGGTGCTGCGGGTCAATATTTTATCTACGTCGTTCTGGCTGAATGTGGTAAATGTCGCCATGGCACTGGGCCTGATGTGCGTACTGGAGGCGGCCTGTCTCCACTTTTTCGGCACCACCCCGGGCAAGGCTCTCTTTGGTCTCAAGCTGACCCGCTCGGACGGCAGCTACTTTGGTTTTTTGGATGCCCTGTGGCGTACTGGCCGGGTAGTGGTTTTTGGCCTGGGCCTGATGATCCCTCTGGTCTCCTTGATCACCTTGATCCTGGCCTTTCAGCGGTGCAGCCATCAGGTATCCCAGCCCTGGGCCCTGGATGACGAGGGCTGGTCCGACCCCTCCGGCGGCTGGACCCCCTTCTTTGAGCAGAAGGGCAGCGTGCTGCGGGTCGTGGGCTATGTGGGCTGCTATGCGGCCATCATTGTCCTTACCATGCTGGCCTCTCTGGTAGCGGCCACCCCCTGGCACCATGGGTCTCTTACCGCGAAGGAATTTACCAGCAACTACAACCACCTGCTGACCTACGCCAGCGCCCCCGACTCTCCGGGCGAAAAACTGGGTTCGGACGGGAAGTGGTACCAGACCGATCCCAATGTCTTTGTATTCCACACGGGCGTGGAACCTCCCTCCTTCCATCTGACGGAGAAAGACGGCCAGCTCACCCAGGTCTCCTTCTCCATTGTCTCCGCTCAGGAAGCTTTTTTGTACGAGTTTCCCTCCACCTACGCCGTGCGTACCGTTCACGCCCTGCTGGGTCAGCGGGAACTGCTGCCCGGCAAGGAACTGAGCGCCCTTGACCAGGAACTGCTGGAGACGGTGGCCGGAGAGCGCACCTGGAACATCGACGGCTGGGACATCACCTGTCAAATGGACTTTTCCGGCTACGAGGTCTATGAGCAGTACCTGTTTCCGATCGACGGCGAGACACAGAATCTGACCTACGTTTTCTCCATCCAGGCCTCCCAGACCCAAGCCTAA
- a CDS encoding rhomboid family intramembrane serine protease: protein MKELRIQYNSPVVLTFFLLSLGALALGEFTGERTTWLLFTVYRSPLTDPLTYLRMFTHVLGHADYTHFMSNMMLFLVVGPPLEEKYGSKRLLGCIVLTAFVSGLVQFIFFPATALLGASGIVFMMIVLSSLAGMRNGSIPLTLIVVVILYLGGEIVDAVTAQDNISQLTHIIGGLCGAAMGFAMSRPHRRR, encoded by the coding sequence ATGAAGGAACTGCGGATCCAATATAACTCCCCGGTGGTGCTTACCTTCTTTCTTCTCTCCCTGGGCGCGCTGGCTCTGGGAGAGTTTACCGGAGAACGCACCACCTGGCTGCTGTTTACCGTCTATCGCTCCCCCCTCACCGACCCGCTGACCTACCTGCGCATGTTCACCCACGTGCTGGGACATGCGGACTACACTCACTTTATGAGCAATATGATGCTCTTTCTGGTGGTCGGTCCGCCCCTGGAGGAGAAGTATGGCAGCAAGCGGCTGCTGGGCTGCATCGTGCTCACCGCCTTTGTATCCGGGCTGGTGCAGTTTATCTTCTTCCCCGCCACCGCCCTGCTGGGTGCCAGCGGCATCGTATTTATGATGATCGTCCTCTCTTCCCTGGCGGGCATGCGCAATGGCTCCATCCCTCTGACCCTGATTGTGGTGGTCATTTTGTATCTGGGCGGCGAGATCGTAGACGCTGTCACCGCCCAGGACAACATCTCCCAGCTGACCCACATTATAGGCGGCCTGTGCGGCGCGGCCATGGGCTTTGCCATGAGCCGTCCTCACCGCCGTCGCTGA
- a CDS encoding NAD-dependent protein deacylase produces MKDYQEQLETLQKWINESKNIVFFGGAGVSTESGIPDFRSVDGLYNQQYKYPPETILSRSFFDRDPEEFYRFYRNKMLCLTAKPNAAHKKLAQLEAAGKLRSIVTQNIDGLHQAAGSKRVWELHGSVLRNRCMACGRDYPVSAIADSQGVPRCSCGGIIKPDVVLYEESLSSRVLQGALSDIQQADMLIIGGTSLVVYPAAGLVNYYQGHRLVLINKSTTPYDKNADLVLSGPIGEILDQIKV; encoded by the coding sequence ATGAAGGACTATCAAGAGCAGCTGGAGACCTTGCAGAAATGGATTAACGAGAGCAAGAACATCGTCTTTTTCGGCGGTGCGGGTGTGTCCACCGAGAGCGGGATCCCCGATTTCCGTAGTGTGGACGGCCTTTATAACCAGCAGTATAAATACCCCCCGGAGACCATCCTCAGCCGCAGCTTTTTTGACCGGGACCCGGAGGAGTTCTACCGCTTTTACCGCAACAAGATGCTCTGCCTCACCGCCAAGCCCAATGCCGCCCACAAAAAGCTGGCCCAGCTGGAAGCGGCGGGGAAGCTGCGGAGCATTGTGACCCAGAACATTGACGGCCTGCACCAGGCCGCCGGTAGCAAGCGGGTGTGGGAACTCCACGGCAGCGTGCTGCGCAACCGCTGCATGGCCTGCGGCCGGGACTACCCCGTCTCTGCCATCGCGGACAGCCAGGGGGTGCCGCGGTGCAGCTGCGGCGGTATCATCAAGCCCGACGTGGTCCTCTACGAGGAGAGCCTCAGCTCCCGGGTGCTTCAGGGGGCGCTGAGCGACATCCAGCAGGCGGATATGCTTATCATCGGGGGCACCTCCCTGGTGGTCTATCCCGCCGCCGGACTGGTGAACTACTACCAGGGCCACCGCTTGGTGCTCATCAACAAGTCCACCACTCCCTATGATAAAAATGCAGACCTGGTCCTCTCCGGTCCCATCGGAGAGATTTTGGACCAGATCAAGGTATAA
- a CDS encoding ATP-binding protein → MLDELDFLEEYQEDNRIEAKRAQGGLPHSLWETYSAFANTLGGVILLGVAEGADKSLYSVPLFDPQELVDEFWDMVNDPTVVSANILQPEDVQIFRSGKNDIVAIFVPRAEQKDRPVYIGGAPYAGTYYRRGEGDWRCPRHEVEAMLQDQKG, encoded by the coding sequence GTGCTGGATGAGCTGGACTTTTTGGAAGAGTACCAGGAGGACAACCGCATTGAGGCCAAGCGTGCCCAGGGCGGCCTGCCCCACAGCCTGTGGGAGACCTACTCCGCCTTTGCCAACACCCTGGGGGGTGTCATCCTGCTGGGGGTGGCCGAGGGAGCGGACAAGTCCCTCTACTCTGTGCCTCTCTTCGATCCCCAGGAGCTGGTGGACGAGTTCTGGGACATGGTAAACGACCCCACCGTGGTCAGCGCCAACATCCTCCAGCCGGAGGACGTGCAGATCTTCCGCAGCGGGAAAAACGACATCGTGGCCATCTTTGTCCCCCGAGCAGAGCAGAAAGACCGCCCCGTCTACATCGGCGGCGCCCCCTATGCCGGCACCTACTACCGCCGGGGCGAGGGGGACTGGCGCTGTCCCCGCCACGAGGTGGAGGCCATGCTGCAAGATCAAAAGGGATAA
- a CDS encoding YaaL family protein: protein MAQPARPFLSRRRQSAALEAERRELLASLASTRTQIQQAYGGFNTVCDSDLIESYVFEIKALQSRYDYLLRRVKELECAP, encoded by the coding sequence ATGGCTCAGCCGGCCCGCCCCTTTTTGTCCCGGCGCAGACAGTCCGCCGCCCTGGAGGCGGAGCGGCGGGAGCTTCTGGCCTCCCTGGCCAGCACCCGCACCCAGATCCAGCAGGCCTACGGCGGCTTCAACACGGTGTGCGACAGCGACCTGATCGAATCCTATGTCTTTGAGATCAAGGCTCTTCAGTCCCGGTACGACTACCTGCTGCGCCGGGTCAAAGAGCTGGAGTGCGCCCCATGA